The Knoellia sp. S7-12 region AGCTCACAGCCGAGCACTTCACCAAGGACACGGGCATCCGCGTCAACTTCACCGTCCTCCCCGAGAACGACGTCCGCGACAAGATCAGCCAGGAGTTCTCGAGCCAGGCCGGTCAGTACGACGTGGCATCCCTGTCCAACTTCGAGATCCCGATCTATGCCAAGGCCAAGTGGATCGCGCCGCTCGATGACTTCATTGCCAAGGACCCCGAGTTCGACCAGGACGACATCCTCGGTCCGATGACCCAGTCGCTGTCGAGCGAGGGCAAGGTCTATGGGGAGCCCTTCTATGGCGAGTCGTCGTTCCTCATGTATCGCAAGGACATCCTCGAGGCCAAGAACGTCACGATGCCGGCCAAGCCCACGTGGCAGGAGGTCGCTGACATCGCGGCCAAGGTTGATGGAGCGGAGCCCGGCATGAAGGGCATCTGCCTGCGCGGCCAGCCCGGCTGGGGCCAGATCTTCGCGCCGCTCACAACCGTCGTCAACACCTTCGGCGGCACGTGGTTCGAGGAGGACTGGACTCCCAAGGTCAACTCCCCGGAGTTCACCAAGGCCGTCCAGTTCTATGTCGACCTCGTGCGCGATCACGGTGAAAATGGCGCTCCTCAGGCTGGATTCACCGAATGCCTCAACAACCTCGTCCAGGGCAACGTTGCCATGTGGTACGACGCCACGTCCGCCGCCGGCACCCTCGAGTCCGACGACTCCCCCCACAAGGGCAAGTTCGGCTACGCGCCGGCGCCCGTCGTCGAGACCGACTCCTCCGGCTGGCTCTATGCCTGGTCGTGGAGCATCCAGCAGGCGAGCGAGAAGAAGGACAACGCCTGGAAGTTCATCTCGTGGGCCTCGGGCAAGGAGTACGAGCAGCTCGTCGGCGAAGAGATCGGCTGGACCAGTGTCCCCGCCGGCAAACGCGCCTCGACCTACGAGAACGCCGAATACCTCAAGGTCTCGTCCGCCTTCGCCGAGCCGACGAAGTCCGCGATCGAGGCGGCCGACCCGACGAATCCGGGAGTCCAGAAGCGACCCGCCATCGGCATCCAGTTCGTCGACATCCCCGAGTTCCCCGACCTCGGGACCCAGGTGAGTCAGGACGTGAGCTCGGCGATCGCCGGGAAGATGACCGTCAAGGAGGCGCTCGACCGCGGGCAGGACCTCGCCGAGGACGTCTCCGAGCGCTACCAGA contains the following coding sequences:
- a CDS encoding sugar ABC transporter substrate-binding protein; amino-acid sequence: MSAALTGCAGWGGGGVGGGGTDSIDVLMVNNPQMVDLQKLTAEHFTKDTGIRVNFTVLPENDVRDKISQEFSSQAGQYDVASLSNFEIPIYAKAKWIAPLDDFIAKDPEFDQDDILGPMTQSLSSEGKVYGEPFYGESSFLMYRKDILEAKNVTMPAKPTWQEVADIAAKVDGAEPGMKGICLRGQPGWGQIFAPLTTVVNTFGGTWFEEDWTPKVNSPEFTKAVQFYVDLVRDHGENGAPQAGFTECLNNLVQGNVAMWYDATSAAGTLESDDSPHKGKFGYAPAPVVETDSSGWLYAWSWSIQQASEKKDNAWKFISWASGKEYEQLVGEEIGWTSVPAGKRASTYENAEYLKVSSAFAEPTKSAIEAADPTNPGVQKRPAIGIQFVDIPEFPDLGTQVSQDVSSAIAGKMTVKEALDRGQDLAEDVSERYQTRSGK